ACCTGGGCCCGCAACTGCAATCGGTTGTACTAACTCGTATTCGAGCGAGATTTTTCCACTCGGCCTCCAGTGAGGCATATCCCTTCTGAACTGGGATAACGCCAAAAGCAACGTTACGATTCGTGAGCCAGCTCACTGCAAAGGGTTGACGTCTTAGTTCGTAAAGCTATAGGAAAAGCGCATCCCATTCACCAACTCCCCGAAGGGCCAGTGATGACGCTGAGTCCCGCACCGGCGGGGACGGCCGAGGTGCCGGTCGCGCCCCCGGAAAAGGCGGGCGCCCCCCACCCAGGGCGTCTCAAGAGCTCCCGAGGCCGATCGCAGGCGCTGGCGGCCTACCTGTTCCTGGCCCCTTGGTTCATCGGCCTGTTCGCGATCACGCTCGGCCCGATGATCGCCTCGCTCTACCTGTCCTTCACCGACTACAGCCTGCTGAGCGACGCCCACTGGGTCGGCTTCGACAACTACGAGAAGATGTTCGTCCAGGACGACCGGTTCACGGCCTCGCTGCAGGTGACGACCACCTACGTGGTGGTGTCCGTCCCGCTGCAGCTGGCCTTCGCCCTGGCGCTGGCGCTCGTGCTGGACAGGGGCCTGCGCGGCCTGCCGTTCTACCGCTCGATCTTCTATCTGCCGTCGCTGCTCGGGGGCAGTGTGGCGATCTCGATCCTCTGGCGGAAGATCTTCGGGACCGACGGCATCGTCAACTCGTTCCTGGGCCTGTTCGGCTACGAGGGCCAGGGCTGGGTGACCAGCCCCGACACCGCGTTGTGGACGCTGATCATCCTGCACGTCTGGACGTTCGGCGCCCCGATGGTCATCTTCCTGGCCGGGCTCCGCCAGATCCCGCAGAGCCTGTACGAGGCGGCGGCGGTCGACGGCGCCGGCAGGTGGCGGAAGTTCCGCTCGATCACCCTGCCGCTGCTCACCCCGATCATCTTCTTCAACCTGGTGCTGGAGGTGATCAAGTCGTTCCAGTCCTTCACCCAGTCGTTCATCGTCAGCGGCGGCAACGGCGGACCGGTCGACTCGACCCTGTTCTACACGCTCTACCTCTACATCAAGGGCTTCAAGAACTACGAGATGGGTTACGCGGCCGGGATGGCCTGGGTGCTGCTGCTCATCATCGCCGCGCTGACCGCCGTCAACTTCCTCATGTCTCGATTCTGGGTTTTCTATGGCGACGACAAGTAAGCGCGTGCCGGCCCTGTTCCGGCCCGCCCCACGCCTGGTCAGGCACCTGCTGCTCATCGCCGCCGGGCTGTTCATGCTCTACCCGCTGCTCTGGATGATCTCCAGCTCGCTCAAGCCCGAGGAGCTGATCTTCCGGGAGCCGGGGCTGATGCCGACCGCGGTGACGGCCGAGAACTACACCGAGGGCTGGGGCGCGCTCAAGCACTCCTTCGGTTACTACCTGTGGAACTCGGCGGTCGTCACCTCCCTGGCGGTGGTCGGCAACCTGGTCGCCTGCTCGCTCGCGGCCTACGCCTTCGCCCGGCTGGAGTTCCCGCTGAAGAAGATGTGGTTCGCGATCATGCTCGGCTCGATCATGCTGCCGCACCACGTCACGGTCGTCCCGCAGTACATCGTGTTCGCCAAGATCGACTGGATCAACACGATCTGGCCGATCGTCGCGCCGAAGTTCCTCGCGACCGACGCGTTCTTCATCTTCCTGATGGTGCAGTTCATCCGCACCCTTCCCCGAGAGCTGGACGAGGCGGCGGCGATCGACGGCGCGGGCTACTGGCGCACGTTCGTCCAGGTGATCCTGCCGTTGTGCGTCCCGGCGCTGGCGACCACCGCGATCTTCACCTTCATCTGGACGTGGAACGACTTCTTCACCCAGAACCTCTACCTGACCAACTCCGACAACCTCACCGTTCCCGTCGCACTCCGGCAGTTCATGGACTCCAGCGGCGAGTCCTCCTGGGGTCCGCTGTTCGCGATGTCGATCATCTCCCTCGGCCCGATCTTCGGCTTCTTCCTCGCGGGCCAGAAGTACCTCATCCGCGGCATGGCGACCACCGGCCTCAAATAGCCCCTCCCATCCCCCGTCCCCCGGAGGTATCCCGATGAAGCGCATCCTGGCGGCCACCGCCATCACACTGCTCGCCGTGTCGGCCACCGCGTGTGGCAGCGACGACAGCGGTGAATCCGGCGGGAAGACGAAGGTCGTCTTCTCGTACTGGGGCAGCGACGCCCGGCAGAAGCTGACGGAGTCGGCCATCGCCGCGTTCGAGAAGAAGAACCCGACGATCGACGTCGAAGGCGACTTCTCCGACTGGGACAGCTACTACGAGAAGCTGGCCACCAAGACCGCGGCCGGCGACGCCCCGGACGTCATGTCCATCGAGATCCGCGGTCTCGCCGAGTACGCCGGTCGCGCCACCCTCGCCGACCTCACCGGCAAGGTCAACACCGCCGACCTCGACCAGGAGGTGCTCAAGGCCGGCCAGGTCGACGGCAAGCAGTACGCCATCCCCACCGGCGTCAACACCTTCCCGATGATCGTCAACAGGGCGACGGTGGAGAAGGCGGGCCAGAAGGTCCCGGACGACAAGTCATGGACCTGGGACGAGTACATCTCGATCTCCCAGAAGGTGACCGAGCAGGGCGACGGCAAGGTCTGGGGCACCGAGTACAACGAGAACCCCGCCTTCCTGCAGCTGTTCGCCGCCCAGCGCGGGGAGCAGTTCTACAAGGACGGGAAGATCGGCCTGTCGGAGCAGACCATCAAGGACTGGTGGGTCCTCCTGCAGAAGATCATCTCCACCAAGGCGGGTCCGGGCGCCGCCCAGATGCTGGAGACCGGCACCAAGGTCGACCAGGCCCTGCTCGCCACGAACGCCAGCGCGTTCGGCAGCTGGTGGAGCAACCAGCTCACCGCGCTGAGCAAGGGCTCCGGCCAGGAGCTCGACCTGCTGCGGATGCCGAAGGCCGAGGGCGCGACCACGGCCGGCATGTTCCTGCAGCCGGCGATGTACTACACGATCTCGTCGAAGACCGAGAAGGCCGACGCCGCCCAGAAGTTCGTCGACTTCCTCGTCAACGACGCCGAGGCCGGTGCCATCCTGCTCAGCGACCGCGGCCTGCCGACCAACCCCAAGGTCGTCACCGCCATCAAGGACAAGCTGACCCCGGCCGACCAGAAGGTGCTGGCCTTCATCGACTCGATCAGGAGCGAGCTGAGCCCGATCTCGATCCCGCCGAAGGGCGCCATGGAGATGGAGGACATCCTCAAGCGCGCCACCGACTCGGTGCTGTTCGCCAAGACCTCCGCGGACGACGCGGCGAAGGCCTTCCTCAACGAGGCCAACACCGCCATCACCAAGTAACCGGGATCCGCCGACGTGCCGTACGGCTCGCGCCGAGCCGTACGGCACCCCTGTCTCCGCCTTCCGCCTTCCCCTTCATGGAGCTGCTGATGCGATACGCCTTCGTCGGGCTCGGCCACCGGGCACAGCTGTACGTCGACGCGCTGCTCGGCGAGTGGGGCGACACCGGCGAGATCGCCGCCCTCTGCGACGTCAACCGGACCCGGCTCGGCTACTACCTCGACCGGATCGGACGCGACGTCCCGTGCTTCGCGCCGCACGAGTTCGGCAAGATGCTCCAGCTCGCGGACGCCGTCGTGGTCGCCACCGTCGACGCCACCCACGCCCGCTACGTCGTCGCCGCGCTGGAGGCGGGCAAGGACGTCATC
This region of Streptosporangium sp. NBC_01495 genomic DNA includes:
- a CDS encoding carbohydrate ABC transporter permease, which gives rise to MTLSPAPAGTAEVPVAPPEKAGAPHPGRLKSSRGRSQALAAYLFLAPWFIGLFAITLGPMIASLYLSFTDYSLLSDAHWVGFDNYEKMFVQDDRFTASLQVTTTYVVVSVPLQLAFALALALVLDRGLRGLPFYRSIFYLPSLLGGSVAISILWRKIFGTDGIVNSFLGLFGYEGQGWVTSPDTALWTLIILHVWTFGAPMVIFLAGLRQIPQSLYEAAAVDGAGRWRKFRSITLPLLTPIIFFNLVLEVIKSFQSFTQSFIVSGGNGGPVDSTLFYTLYLYIKGFKNYEMGYAAGMAWVLLLIIAALTAVNFLMSRFWVFYGDDK
- a CDS encoding carbohydrate ABC transporter permease, which encodes MATTSKRVPALFRPAPRLVRHLLLIAAGLFMLYPLLWMISSSLKPEELIFREPGLMPTAVTAENYTEGWGALKHSFGYYLWNSAVVTSLAVVGNLVACSLAAYAFARLEFPLKKMWFAIMLGSIMLPHHVTVVPQYIVFAKIDWINTIWPIVAPKFLATDAFFIFLMVQFIRTLPRELDEAAAIDGAGYWRTFVQVILPLCVPALATTAIFTFIWTWNDFFTQNLYLTNSDNLTVPVALRQFMDSSGESSWGPLFAMSIISLGPIFGFFLAGQKYLIRGMATTGLK
- a CDS encoding ABC transporter substrate-binding protein; amino-acid sequence: MKRILAATAITLLAVSATACGSDDSGESGGKTKVVFSYWGSDARQKLTESAIAAFEKKNPTIDVEGDFSDWDSYYEKLATKTAAGDAPDVMSIEIRGLAEYAGRATLADLTGKVNTADLDQEVLKAGQVDGKQYAIPTGVNTFPMIVNRATVEKAGQKVPDDKSWTWDEYISISQKVTEQGDGKVWGTEYNENPAFLQLFAAQRGEQFYKDGKIGLSEQTIKDWWVLLQKIISTKAGPGAAQMLETGTKVDQALLATNASAFGSWWSNQLTALSKGSGQELDLLRMPKAEGATTAGMFLQPAMYYTISSKTEKADAAQKFVDFLVNDAEAGAILLSDRGLPTNPKVVTAIKDKLTPADQKVLAFIDSIRSELSPISIPPKGAMEMEDILKRATDSVLFAKTSADDAAKAFLNEANTAITK